Part of the Desulfolutivibrio sulfoxidireducens genome is shown below.
AAGGACGTCGAAATAGAAGGCACTTTGACTCGGCTCCATTGTTATGCACCAACCCTTGATGGGAACGGGAGATTGAGAATAAAACGGCTAGCTCAATTCTTGCGGGACCGTATCATTTCGTATGCTATCCCTCGGCCTAGACTTGAAAAAGCTCAAGAATACCTCAATGAAAACAATTGCCCATCCGAAATTCTGAAACTGCAAGCAGATGCGAAGAATCTATTTACGAAGCTAAAAACATCTGGTGAGGGCGGTGAGTTTCTGCTATTCGCTTTAGCTGAAGCAGTATTTGAGTTTACCCAGATACTCTGCAAGATGAGCCTCAAGACAGCGTCAGGAGTACATTACCATGGTTCAGACGGTGTATATGCACAATGTGATGATGATGGTTATCTTCATGTCTATTGGGGAGAATCAAAAGTCTATGGTGATGCAATCAATGCCATTACGGATTGTCTAAAGTCTTTAGCGCCATTTCTTCGTGATGAACCTGCTGAGGATGCCTCCTCTGCACGGGACATATTCCTAATCAATGAATTTGCTGATTTTTCAGATCAGAATCTCATTGCTGCTCTAAAGCGCTACTTCGACGATGATGATGCTATGTCGAATAAGCTTCGTTATTGCGGTGTTGCACTTGTGGGCTTTGATTGCAAGGGATTTCCGGCAAAGGGGGAGACAGGAGTCTGGGAGACGATTGAACCTGCGTTGAAGGCAGCATTGCCAAACTGGAGTGCTCATGTAGGCAAGAGAATCGTCCAAGAAAAACTTGAGAGCT
Proteins encoded:
- a CDS encoding DUF1837 domain-containing protein; protein product: MIPRATHLNGRTKSTLGPFNADLQAMLLAAVRGGKKVTDAHLRVIEKDVEIEGTLTRLHCYAPTLDGNGRLRIKRLAQFLRDRIISYAIPRPRLEKAQEYLNENNCPSEILKLQADAKNLFTKLKTSGEGGEFLLFALAEAVFEFTQILCKMSLKTASGVHYHGSDGVYAQCDDDGYLHVYWGESKVYGDAINAITDCLKSLAPFLRDEPAEDASSARDIFLINEFADFSDQNLIAALKRYFDDDDAMSNKLRYCGVALVGFDCKGFPAKGETGVWETIEPALKAALPNWSAHVGKRIVQEKLESFDIHFICVPMRSVDEFREYFLSLLETA